The Vibrio cyclitrophicus sequence GCGAAGGATCTATCATTGGATATGCTCACTACTGGGTATTTATACATAAAAGTTGATTATAACCTAAACACTAGGCTGCGTTTAGGATAATAAGAAGAAAAAACATTCAAAAATTAACATCATAAAATCAGCAACTTAAAAGGCGATTCATCATTAATATTGATATTTCTTATAATGTCGTGAAATTATTTCCTAGTTCTTCCTATCCTTTTTAGTAAGCAAGTTAACAATCCATTAACCTGCGATATAAAATACTATTAAGTCCTAGAGGGAATGACTATGAAAAATTCTAATCTTGCTGTTACAGCTGCAATCACAAGTGTACTAGCGTTCGGCGGTGCAGTTCTTACATCAGCACCTGCAGAAGCAGCGGCAAAAGAAAAATGCTACGGCGTGGCAAAAGCTGGCCAAAATGATTGTGCAACCAAAACAAGTTCATGTGCGGGTACAGCAAAAGAAGACAACCAATCCGATGCATTCGTAGTCGTACCTAAAGGGCTGTGTGGCAAATTATCAGGTGGTAACACTCAATCATCATAATTGAGCTGCTTAGTATGGTGAGCTGACATTCAGCTCACCTCCACTTCTTATTAGGAGAATCGTTGTGACTCAAACTCTTCACCCCAACGCAGGGGTTGGCCTTAGAACACCGCACTTGGACTTCTTTAGCCAAAACCCAGCCTTAATGAGTTGGTTAGAGGTGCACAGCGAGAACTACTTTTTAACTCAATCACCGCAACGTCAACAACTCAGGGAAATTCGTAACGCCCACAACATAAGTTGCCACGGTGTTGGGTTGTCTCTCGGTTCTGTTGAGCGCATCAACCCAAATCACTTACTACAGTTAAAAGATCTGATTGATGATATCGAGCCGTTCTTGGTTTCTGACCACCTTAGCTGGAGTCAGACCGGTGGTCATTACTTCAATGACTTATTACCGCTGCCTTATACCGAAGAGGCGTTAGAAGTCTTCTGTCGCAATGTCATCGAGGTTCAAGACAGCCTGCAACGTCCTATGCTGATTGAGAACCCATCGAGTTACCTAGCCTTCAAGCATTCAACCATCCCAGAATGGGAATTTTTGGCTGAGGTACAAAAACGTACTGAGTGCCGACTGTTACTCGATTTCAATAATATTTTCGTCTCATCTTTTAATCATGGCTTCAGCAGTGAAGAGTACTTAAGCGGAATACCTGCAGACAAAGTGGAAGAGATTCACTTGGCAGGTTTTACCAAAAAGAAACTCGAACAAGGTGAGATCTGGATAGACACCCACAGTAAACCTGTCTGTGACGAAGTGTGGAAACTCTACACCGACTGGATAGCACAACATGGTTTGCGCCATACCTTGATTGAGTGGGATCTAGACATCCCAGAACCACAAGTCTTATTGGCTGAAGCAACCAAAGCCAGTGATATTTTGTATCAACACGACAAGTTCAACCAAAGGAGTCGCGCATCATGAGCCACTCTTTAGCTAATGTGCAATCGGAGTTTGCTAACGCCCTACGCTATCAAAACAATGGTGAGCACTGCGACATAGTGAGCGACCACTTTACCGATGAGCAACGCATCCAGATTTACCGCAACAACTTTGTGATTAGCTTGAGCGAAGTACTGGCAGCAGCCTACCCACTCACTGAAATGCTGGTTGGTGAAGAGTGCTTCCAACAGATGGCTCGTCAACATGTCTTAAGTTATCCATCAACCTCTGGTGATGTCAGCGGTTATGGGGAATATTTTGAACAGACTATCCAAGCTTTTCCTGCTGTTATTGAGGCTGCACCTTATCTCACTGAGGTGGCTTTGTATGAATGGCAAAAAGATAGCTTGGTGAGATGTGTTTCAGAATCACATGTCGACCAACGTCCCCTTTCTTGTTTAGCTGATGTGCCACAAGAGCAACAAGGCGCTTTAGTCTTTCATCTCAAAGGTTCAATAACGCTAGTCAATTCTAGCTATACGATGATCGCACTTGAGCAAGCGATCTATCAGCAACAACTCGACGGGTTAGACATCAACCAACCTGAATTTGGGGTGTTAATCCGCGCCGAGAATTCAGAGATTGAGAGTCATTGTTTGACAGAAGAATGCCACCAACTACTAACTGAATTGCAGTCGGGTCAAACGCTCGCTGAGATTGCCCCTTCACTACTACAACACCTGAATACTGTCATGGCGCTTAACGTCATCTCAGGTTTTTCAATCGATGCCGAATTGGAGACATAATATGGATAACAACACAGTCACGAACATGATGGCTCAATACGACAATTTGATTGAGAAATCACAGGCACTTTTTGTTCCAGTGCTTCTGCTATTTTGTCGCCTTTGGGTGGCATGGGTATTCTTTAATTCTGGGCTGACTAAAATAGCAACTTGGGATAGCACTCTGTACTTGTTTGAATTGGAATACCAAGTCCCACTGTTACCTTGGGAGCTAGCGGCCTATATGGGTACTGCCGCTGAATTGATTCTGCCAGTATTCTTAGCACTTGGTTTATTAACACGACCTATGGCTGCAGCACTATTCGTTTTCAATATCATGGCCGTCGTGTCATACCCTGTATTGTGGGCGCAAGGCTTCTACGATCATCAGCTTTGGGGATTAATGATTCTTATCGTCGTTGTATGGGGCGCTGGACCATTTTCATTGGATAGAATCTTGAAGAAGCAATTTAGCAACTAGTCCTCATCGCAAATCCAAAACGCAAAAAACCACTCAAATGAGTGGTTTCTTTTTAACTGGTGAAAAACTACTTGCTCAGAAAAGCTTGTAATTCCTCAGCTGAAATACCTTGCTCTGCCAGCTCTTTTGCTAGTAGCTGAACTTGTTCACCTTTACGAGATTCAACCACGCGTTGAAATTGGTAAATGATATCTCGCAAAGTGTCGATTGGAACTTGTTTTGCCGCACTGCGAATACGCTCTTCACTTTGGTTTCCTAGCTCTTTAAGCAATTTACCAAACATGACCTTTTCAGGTGCATCTTCCATTTGTTCTAAGATGCGCGCCATTTCGTAGGTTGTTAATGACATTACAGTATTTTCCGTTGGGGACTAACGTTTCAATGAGTGACAAATATACCATGTTTTAACGTTTCGCAAACCGCCATTTGTATATTTTGTCACCCTTGAGACTTATGCCTTAGAAAACGTCGTGTGCCACGACTTACCAGCTTTGCTCGCAAGCACTAACAATGCTGGAACAATCAGGAACATTTGCAGCGCAATCATCACTTGCGATGTTAAATCAAGGCGCTGCATGGTACCAACCAGTAACCCTGAGCCACTCATTTGAAACAAACCAAGCAACGCAGCTGCGGTACCCGCACGGTCACCGAAAGGTTCAAGTGCCTTACCGGCTGCAGCACCAAGAATCCAAGCAAAACCAACTGAAGACAAGAAGATTGGCAGCATGAATGCGATCGCACTAGCATGGTCAGCAAGTACCAACATAATGACGCCAGCCAGACCCAATGTTGAGATACCTACAACTAACGCCTTATATGTACCAAAACGGTCCATAAACTTCGGTGCAGTGAATGCAGCCGTGATGTTGATAACCGCGTTAATACCAAACCAGAAAGTAAATTCGTTCATCGTCAAACCTAGGTTTTCCATCAACACAACAGGTGCAGAGGTTACGTAAGCCAAGATTACTGCCATTGCCATCAAGCACAATGTCGCATGGAAGATGAATGATGGTGTTTTCAATACCGACCAGTAACGCTCAAGTTTGAACACCGCGACCTTTTCTGTCGCTGGATTAGACTCTTTCATATGGAAAAACAAAATGATGCCAACCACGACAGCGAACACAGCCATGAAGCTGAAGTTAGAGCGCCAGCCAAACTGTTGAGTCAACCAAGCACCAAGAATCGGCGCTAATGCAGGAATAAAGCAAATGGCGCCATTAAGGTAACTGATCATACGGCCACTCTTCTCCGGGCCAAATAGATCGCGAACCGTCGCAAAGGCTGCTACAGAAGTCGCACAAGCTCCTAAGCCTTGTAGCAGCCGAGCTATTAGCATCATATCAATCAATTGAGCTGCCCACGCCAAGCAAGCACTCAATGCATAGATACTAACACCTCCCAATGCAACGGTTCGACGTCCTAGCTTATCAGCCAAAGGGCCTGCAAATAATTGCCCGACACCCATGGCGAATAAAAACCAAGTAATCGTATCTTGTGCTAGTGCGTGTTCCACGTGAAACGCTGTTGAAATTTGTGGCAGAGCTGGAAGATAAATATCTATAGCCAGAGGGCTAAATAGAACCAGCATTGCCAATAAAGCAACCTGCAGTTTACTAGGGGTTGGAAGCGCGTTAGAAGGCACAAGATTCTCCGAATGAGTTAATTTAGGTGCATAATAACCAACTAAAGATATGAACAAAAATGGCATATACTCATTAGCATTATTCCAAATAGGAAACTCACATGAATATCGAGAAACTATCACGCCTCGACCTCAATCTATTGGTTTGCTTACAGGTGCTGATGGAAGAGCTGAGTGTCACTCGCACCGCACACCGATTATGCTTGAGCCAATCAGCGGTGAGTAAGTCACTAGCCAAGCTTCGTGAACAATTTAATGACCCCCTTTTTACGCGAAGTGCTCATGGCCTACGACCAACACCGAAAGCTGTTTTCCTTAAGCCTCGGTTAGAAACGTTGATCAACCAACTTGATGTTCTCACTCAGCCTGAGACATTCATTCCCAACAACAGCGACCATAGCTTTCACATTGCTGCCGTTGAGAGTGTTTACCCGCTGATTCTTCCGCACTTCTTACCGGCAATATTTCGACAAGCACCTAAGGTCAATATCAACACCCATGCTTGGACAGAACAAACCTTTAAGAAGCTGCAGCTTGGCGAACTAGATATCGGACTCACTGGCAAAGACATCGACATCAACGATGCGCGTTTAACTATGCTGCCGCCAGACGACATTTGCGAACAAGAGATCTACCGCGACGCACAGATGTGTGTGCTAAGACGCAACCACCCCGCTCTGAATGGTAAATGGGATTTGGAAACCTACCTTGCGCAACGTCATGTACAAGTAAGGTGTGATGGT is a genomic window containing:
- a CDS encoding DUF2282 domain-containing protein, whose translation is MKNSNLAVTAAITSVLAFGGAVLTSAPAEAAAKEKCYGVAKAGQNDCATKTSSCAGTAKEDNQSDAFVVVPKGLCGKLSGGNTQSS
- a CDS encoding DUF692 domain-containing protein; translation: MTQTLHPNAGVGLRTPHLDFFSQNPALMSWLEVHSENYFLTQSPQRQQLREIRNAHNISCHGVGLSLGSVERINPNHLLQLKDLIDDIEPFLVSDHLSWSQTGGHYFNDLLPLPYTEEALEVFCRNVIEVQDSLQRPMLIENPSSYLAFKHSTIPEWEFLAEVQKRTECRLLLDFNNIFVSSFNHGFSSEEYLSGIPADKVEEIHLAGFTKKKLEQGEIWIDTHSKPVCDEVWKLYTDWIAQHGLRHTLIEWDLDIPEPQVLLAEATKASDILYQHDKFNQRSRAS
- a CDS encoding putative DNA-binding domain-containing protein, with the protein product MSHSLANVQSEFANALRYQNNGEHCDIVSDHFTDEQRIQIYRNNFVISLSEVLAAAYPLTEMLVGEECFQQMARQHVLSYPSTSGDVSGYGEYFEQTIQAFPAVIEAAPYLTEVALYEWQKDSLVRCVSESHVDQRPLSCLADVPQEQQGALVFHLKGSITLVNSSYTMIALEQAIYQQQLDGLDINQPEFGVLIRAENSEIESHCLTEECHQLLTELQSGQTLAEIAPSLLQHLNTVMALNVISGFSIDAELET
- a CDS encoding DoxX family protein — its product is MDNNTVTNMMAQYDNLIEKSQALFVPVLLLFCRLWVAWVFFNSGLTKIATWDSTLYLFELEYQVPLLPWELAAYMGTAAELILPVFLALGLLTRPMAAALFVFNIMAVVSYPVLWAQGFYDHQLWGLMILIVVVWGAGPFSLDRILKKQFSN
- a CDS encoding multidrug effflux MFS transporter, with amino-acid sequence MPSNALPTPSKLQVALLAMLVLFSPLAIDIYLPALPQISTAFHVEHALAQDTITWFLFAMGVGQLFAGPLADKLGRRTVALGGVSIYALSACLAWAAQLIDMMLIARLLQGLGACATSVAAFATVRDLFGPEKSGRMISYLNGAICFIPALAPILGAWLTQQFGWRSNFSFMAVFAVVVGIILFFHMKESNPATEKVAVFKLERYWSVLKTPSFIFHATLCLMAMAVILAYVTSAPVVLMENLGLTMNEFTFWFGINAVINITAAFTAPKFMDRFGTYKALVVGISTLGLAGVIMLVLADHASAIAFMLPIFLSSVGFAWILGAAAGKALEPFGDRAGTAAALLGLFQMSGSGLLVGTMQRLDLTSQVMIALQMFLIVPALLVLASKAGKSWHTTFSKA
- a CDS encoding LysR family transcriptional regulator; the encoded protein is MNIEKLSRLDLNLLVCLQVLMEELSVTRTAHRLCLSQSAVSKSLAKLREQFNDPLFTRSAHGLRPTPKAVFLKPRLETLINQLDVLTQPETFIPNNSDHSFHIAAVESVYPLILPHFLPAIFRQAPKVNINTHAWTEQTFKKLQLGELDIGLTGKDIDINDARLTMLPPDDICEQEIYRDAQMCVLRRNHPALNGKWDLETYLAQRHVQVRCDGNDRWLLDYKLADLGHQRDIAISVPDFNSAASLCTYTDFVFTAPSHFTYLVAKQLDLVVVPLPMEFPPMAYTLFWHRDRENDPALTWLRDIIKEKTLHLR